The window CGCCTCGCGACGCTGATCCTCCTCGGCGGGGTCGAGCGCTCCGACAGGCTGGAGGCGTTTATGCAGCGTGCGAAGGACGCCGAGAAGGAGGACGAAACGACCCCCGAGCGGGCGTCTCCCGGAGAGCAGTGGACGAACGACGAACTCGACGACCTGTTGTAGGCGGTCGCTCGGGCGTTCGAGGGCCGGATGTGGGCGGGGGACGGATGTGGACGGGAAACGGTCTGCGGGACCGCTACTTACAGAGGCTCGCGCCGTCGAACTCCGCGCGGGCGTAGTCGACGTCCATCAGGTCCAGAATCGTCGGCGCGATGTCGTAGAGGTCGGCGTCCGTGATCTCGACGTCGGGGTCGTCGACGAACAGCGACGCGTTGTCGAAGCTGTGCATCCCGTTCCGGGGGCCTTTCCCGAAGACGTCTTCGTGGCCCTTGAAGCCGGACTTGAGGTCGAACCCGTGGTTGGGAACGACGACGAGGTCCGGCGCGATGTCGTCGTGATCGCCGCGGAAGGCGTCCTCCTTCTCGACGACGCGCTCGGCGACCTTCCGCCCGTTCGGCCCTTCGAGGGTTTCCAGTTCGGCCTTGAGTTCCTCGCGCGTCTCCTCGTACTCGTCTCTCGGAACGCTCCCCCGCGGTTCGCGGCCCTCGAGGTTGATGTAGAACCGCCCCGGGATGAGCGAGTACGCTCGCGTGTCGTCGGAGATGTCGCCGAGTTCCTCGTGGTCGTCGTCCTCGTAGGAGAGCCAGCCCTGCTCTTCGAGCCAGGCGTTGCAGTGGACCTCGTGGTCCAGCGACGTGAAGCCGTGGTCCGAGGCGACGACGAGCGTGACGTCGTCGGGCAGTGACTCGCGGATCTTCCCGACGTACTCGTCGACCTTCTCGTAGAACTCGACGAAGGCCTCCCTGTTCTCGCCGTCGCGCTCGTAGTCCGCGAAGAGGAAGTGGTTCACGCGGTCGGTCGTCATGAAGACGCCGAAGAAGAGGTCCCAGTCGTCGCGTTCGAGGACGGACGAAAACGCCTCGTAGCGTCGGTCGAGCGTCTCGTGGGCGTTCTCGACGAAGTCCGACTTGTCGTCGTCGTGGCCGAGTTTGGCGTTGACGTCGATTCGGTAGTCCATCGAATCGAGTTCGTCGCGGAACTCCTCGGGGTGGGCGGCCTTCTTGACGCCCGGCGAGAGGAAGCCCGAGACCATCCGCTGGACGTTCCGCTGCGGCGGGAACGTCACCGGGACGTTCATCACGCTGGCCTGTCGGCCGTCGTCGGTCACGCGGTCCCACAGACGCGTCGCCTGCACGTCCCGACCCATCGGAACGTAGGTGTCGTAGGAGCCGTTCTCGCGGTCCTGGAAGCCGTAGACGCCCGTCTCGCCCGGGTTCACGCCGGTCGTCAGCGAGGGCCAGCAGGCGGAGGACTCCGGCGGGACGATGCTCTCGATCGCGCCGGCGGTGCCCTCCGCCCTCAGCGCGGCGAAGTTCGGAAAGGTGTCGGGGTTATCGGCGAGGAGACTGAAGGGTACGCCGTCGATACCGATGAAAGCGACGCGCGGATTATCGTCTCCGCGCAGCCGGTCGAACAATCCCATACGGGTCGTATTCCGCCGTGAGTCATAAGAAGTTTCGTCTCTACGCGAACTGCTGCCGCCGTCTCCGACGAGAATCGTGATCGTGGGTCGCTAACACGGCACACGAACGGGGACGACCGACAGGTCCGATCCGGGCTGGTCGTCTCTCACGGCGAAGGAGCGAAGTAGACGCCGCCGTAAGGAGAGACAAGAGCCGTGAAGGAGTTCGAGCGAAAGCAACTGCTGGAGCGCGTCAATCGCGAGGGCGCGACGGTGGGCGCGGAGATCCCCGACGAGATCGACGTACAGGGCGAAGAGATCGCGCTCCGGGAGTTCGTCTTCGAGATCAAGCGCCGCGACACGGTCCCGAAAGGCGAGCGCGACCGCGTCGAGGAGGCGAAGAAGAACCTCCGCCGGGAGCGCTTACAACGCCTCCAGCGGATCGAGGAGGGAGAGATCCCCTACGAGGAGGGCGAGCGCCTCGCCGAGAGCATCGTCGGCATCGACCGCGCGCTGAACGCGCTCGAACAACTGCGACCGGTCGATATCGAACAGGAGGCCGAGGTGCAGGAGACCGCCGACCGGAAGCGCTGGATGCGCTTCCTGAAACAGGCCCTCGGCCACAGGGACGGGAGTAACACGAGCGGTCGCGGAGGGGGGCGGCCGTGACCAGGAACGCCGAGGTGGCGCGCCGCCTCGAAGCGTTCGCCGACCTCCTGGAGGCCGACGGCGTCGAGTACAAGCCGAACGTCTACCGGCGCGCCGCCGAGAACATCCGCGAGTACCCCGAACCGATCGAGGACCTGGCCGCCGAGGGGGAGTCGGCGGTGGAGGAGATCGACGGCGTCGGCGACGCCATCTCATCGAAGGTCGTCGAGTACATCGAGACGGGCGAGATCGAGGAACTGACCGAGCTGCGCGAGAAGCTTCCGGTCGACATCGAGGCGCTCACCCGCGTCGAGGGCGTCGGGCCGAAGACCGTCGGGGCGCTCTACGACGCGCTCGGCATCACGACGCTCGACGAACTCGCCGAGGCGGCCGAGGCGGGGGAGATCCGGGAGGTGAAGGGGTTCGGCGCGAAGACCGAGCAGAACATCCGCGAGAACATCGCCTTCGCCAGGCACGCGACGGAACGGGAGCGGCTCGGCGACGCCCGTCCCCTCGCCGACGACGTCCTCGAACACCTTCGGGAACAAGAGGCCGTCGCGCAGGCCGAGGTGGCGGGATCGATCCGTCGGTGGCGCGACACCATCGGCGACGTCGACGTCCTCGTCGCCTCGGAGTCGGGCGAGCGCGTCGTCGACGCCTTCGTCGAGTGGCCGGCCGCGAGCGACGTCATCGAGGCTGGCGAGCACAAGGCGAGCGTCCGCGTGGAAAAGGTCCGGGTCGACCTCCGGGTCGTCGCCCCCGGGGAGTTCGGCGCGGCGCTGCAGTACTTCACCGGCAGCAAGGACCACAACGTCGAACTCCGGAACCTCGCGATCGACCGCGGCCTGAAGATGAACGAGTACGGCGTCTTCGACGTCTCCGGGGTCGACGACCCCGACGCGGGCCAGCGCGTCGGCGAACGCGTCGCCGGGGAGACGGAGGAATCGATGTACGCCGCGCTCGACCTGCCGCTCGTCCCGCCGGAGATCAGGGAGGGGACCGGCGAGGTCGACGCCGCGCGCGAGGGCGCCCTCCCCGACCTCGTCGAGGCGGACGAGATCCGCGGCGACCTCCACACGCACACCGACTGGTCGGACGGCCGCGCGACGCTCTCGGAGATGGTCGCGGCCGCCGCCGAGCGCGGCTACGACTACTACGCGGTGACGGACCACGCGACCGGTCCCGGGATGGTCGGCGGCGTCGGGCTCTCGGAGTCGGACCTCCGCGAGCAGATCGAGGCGGTCGAAGACGAGAAAGAGGCGTTCGGCGACGACCTGACGCTCTTACACGGCGTCGAGACGAACGTCGACGCCGACGGCGGCCTCTCGACCGACGACGACCTGCTCGCCGACCTGGATCTCGTCGTCGCGTCGCCGCACGCCGCGCTCGGGCAGGACCGCGAGACGGCGACCGATCGGCTCGTCCGCGCCGTCGAACATCCGAGCGTCGACGTCCTGGGCCATCCGACGGGACGGCTCATCAACGAGCGCGAGGGGCTGGACCTCGACGTGGCCCGGATCGCCGAGGCGGCCGCCGCGGCCGGGACGGCGCTGGAGATCAACGCCGACCCCGCGCGGCTGGACCTCCGCGGGGAACTCGCCCGCGTCGCCGTCGAGGCGGGCGCGACCATCGCCGTCGACACCGACGCGCACGCGCCAGGCGCGCTCGACGTCATCAGATACGGCGTTCACACGGCCCGCCGGGGGTGGTGCGAGCGCGCGGACGTGCTGAACGCCCGCGACGTCGACGACCTGCTGGCGTTCCTGCACTGAGAGACGCCGGAGGGAGTACTCCGCAGATAATAATTACTCTCGTCTCGTACCGCCGAGCGCCGTAAACGGGGGTATCGGCGGTAAAAAGTGAGAGCAATCACGGTGAGACGATGTCCGAACGACTCCTCCTCGACGCGATGCTCGGCAAACTGGCGACGTACCTGCGGATGTGCGGCTACGACGCCGCGTACGTGCTCGACCGGGACGTCGCCGAAGGATCTGAGGCGGACCCCTCCGACGACGCCATCGCCGCCTGGGCGGAGCGGTCGGACCGGACGCTGCTCACGCGTGACGTCGACCTCGCGGCCCGCGTCGACGACGCCGTCCTCCTGTCGTCGCGCGACGTCCGCGAACAGCTGCGGACGCTTCACTCGGCGGGCTACGAACTCTCGCTCGAAGACCTGCCGAGTCGGTGCGGCGCGTGCAACGGCGACCTCCGCCCCGTCGACGCCGAGGAGTCGCTGCCGTCGTACGCGCCCGACCCCGCCGGGACTGCCTGCTGGCGGTGTCGGGAGTGCGGGCAGGTCTTCTGGAAGGGGAGCCACTGGGACGACGTCGCCGCGACGCTCGCGGACGTCACGGGGTAAACAAAAAGGCGGGAGAGCGGACAGCGAAGAGGGAAAAGAGAGAGAGACAACAGCGAAGACGGGGCGAGACGCGTTCGCGATCGGGTCAGCGTCGGCGCTTCGGCGACCAGTCCTCGCAGGGGTCCATATCGTCCATCAGTTCCTCGTGAGCGCCGCAGTACGGCTGGATCCCCGAATCCGTCCGGACGTACTCGAAGTGCGCGCAGTTGCCGCAGTAGGTGTCTGCGGCGTCGTAGTTCCCCGCTCCCGACCGGCCCGAACCCGCAGACGAGGGGCCGTTCGACGGCGACGATCCGCCCGATGGCGACGACCCGCCCGATGGCGACGACCCGCCCGACGGGGAGCGCGGTCGCCCGCTCGCCCCAGTGGGGCCGCCCGGCGCGTTCGAGTCGGGACCGGCGCCCTCGCCGCGTGAGCCGTCCAGCGGCGAGGTGATCGACTCCGACTCGGTGCCGCCGTCGGAGGCGGTCCCGCCGGTGCCGCCACCGCCGGTCTGCGTCTCGACCTCGCCGTCGGGGGTGCCGCCGAAGAACCCGATGCCGCCGAGGCCGCCCCGGGAGCGCTCGACCGGCACGTACTGGGTCTCCTGCTTCCGCGTCACGTTCACCATCGCCGTCCCGCCGGGGTCGTTGCGGGTCTTGAAGTTCGCAACGCCGGCGAACAGACACCAGAAGGTGAGGATCGCGCCGAGGAAGTAGACGCCGACGGTCAGAAGCGTCAGGTCCGGTTTCCCCGCGCCGCAGAGCGATCCCGACCACTGGCAGGGGTACGCGTGAGTGAAGAGCGCGACGCCGATCACGGCGATGCCGGCGCCGACGACGGCGGCGGCCTTCGTGAGCCGCCCCGACGGCAACACGGCGAAGATGCCGAGGAACACCGCGGGAACGCCGACGCCGGCGAGGACGCCCCCGAGTTGCCGCTTTGCCGTCACCGCCAGCGGCTCCGTCCCGTAGAGGAGATCGGTCGTGGCGACGACGATCCCCGAGACGACCAGCAGGGACCCGGCGAGAAACAGCCCCAACCCGAAGAGCAGTCGGCGGAGGCTCGCCCCCGTTTGCTTTCCCCTGTAGACCTCCGAGAGACTGGGCATACCGGGTACTTCGTGATCACCACACAAAACGATGCGTCAGACGGACGCACGACAGCCCGCCGATCGACCTTCGAAAAAATCGGTGTGAGCCCTCCTGTCACGGCGTGTCGAAGGGATTATTGTCGGCCGTGGCAAATCCGGGGATATGGCAGACGAGGAGGAATCCGAGGGCCCCGTCGTCGAACTGGGCGAGGAGACGCCCGTCGAGGGACAGCCGCTGGCGCGCGTCGCCGCGCGGCTCACCTGGCCCCACGAGATGAGCCGGATCGTCGAACAGGAGGGCGACAGCGTCATCCGGACGCCGTCGGGCCCCCAGACCCTCGAAGACGTGCTCGAAGCGGTCGACGAGACTTACGTCGACTCGCGTCAGACGTTCGTCTCGCTCGTCCGGGACGTCGTCGGCGACGGCCCCGTCGAGACCGAGTAGCGCCGACCCGCGACGGTGTCCGTCCACGCCCGCATTCGCGCCCTCGCCGGCGAATCCAGTTGGCTCCAGCGAGCGCTCTTCGTCGGCCTCGTCCTCTCGATCCTGTGGAGCTCGTGGGCGGTTCCGCCGGCCGACCTCGGCGCGCGCGTCGTCCGCGACCTACTGTTATTCTTCGCGATCCCTGCCAGCCTCGCCGCCACACACGGCCGGGATCTCGGGTTTCACGTCGATCGGGTGGCCCTCCGCGACACCCTCCTCCTCGCGGCGTTCGTCCTCCCCTTCTACCTCGTCGGGTCGTCGCTGCCGAGCATCCGCGCGTACTACCCGATGTGGCAGACCACGACCGCGCTCTCCCAGTTTCTCCCACACACCCTGCAACAGCTGCTGGTCGTCGTCGCGGCCGAGACGTACTACCGCGGACTGCTCTGCGTCGGCGTCAGCGAGGAGTTCGGGTTCAAGAGCGTCTTCATCAGCCCCGTCGTCTACGCGCTGCACCACGTCGGGAAGCCGCCGATCGAACTGCTTCTTTCGGGTCCGACGGACGTCCTCTTCGGCGCGGTCGACTACCACAGCCAGTCGCTGCTCCCCTCGATCGTCGCGCACGGACTCGGACTGACGCTCCTGGATTGGCTCGCGCTGCACGATCCCATCTTCCCGCCGGAGGACGTCCTCGCCGCCCTCCGCTGGCTGCCGGTCCCGCTGTGAACGGCGGGCGAGCGGACCCGCGAGGCCGACGTCGGAGCGGTGCCCCCGCCGGGAAGCGACAGTGTGCGGTGGAGCGATAGTGTGCAGTAGACACACTCCCATACGTTTTCATCGGATGCCGTCGTACCCTACGTCGATGACGTTACCAATCGACCCTGAAGCGATCGCGGCGGGCGACATCGGCGAGGAGCGAGCCACCCTTCGGATGGACCACGAGGAGGCGATCGAACACGTGCGCGAGGCGTTCACGGACGCGGGGTTCGGCGTCGCCACCGAGTTCTCGGCCTCGGAGATGTTGAACGAGAAGGTCGACGCCGGTCGGGACCCGTACTACGTTCTGGGCGCGTGCAACCCGAACATGGCGAACCGCGCGCTCGACGCGAGCGAGAAGCGGATGGGGGGGCTGTTCCCGTGCAACGTCGTGATCTGGCAGGAGGAACCGGGCGTCCAGACCGTCTATCACGTGAGCATTATGCGGATCGCCCGACTCGTCGGGATGGCGCCCGACGACGACGTGATGGCCGACATCATCGCCGACACGGGCGAACTCGTCGACGAGGCGTTCGGTAACCTCGACGCCGAGTGAACTCATCCACCACTTCGACCGTCACGAGGGGTTTCGACCCGCGAAACGGACTCCGCTGACGCCGGTCAGGGACCTTCGCGCTCCGAGCGCGGACTCCACGAGCCGAGTTCCCGGATCGTCGCGTCCATCTGCGAGAAGTTCGCCGTTTCCCTGGTATGAGAGTTCATATCATAGACGACGGCGATATGATATAAATATCTTCTGACGGTATCGTTTGATGTTCCTAGTGCTCCTTCGAGTTATTATATCTGTATAGCCACTTTTGATCCACCTATCCAAACGTTCGTAAGTTAACCTCGGCTATTTTTAGTGGTGGAAAGTAGACGTCCGCTCCGGGCCGGCAGTCCGTGGTGGCAGATCGTCAGATCCGCGTCCGTCTCCGGAACACTTAGCCTACCGCCGGCCACAGCGACACGTATGACTCGAAGCGACTGGGGAGACTGGCTCCCGCGCGCCGTGGAAGCAGCGGATCCCGACACCGTCGCCGTCTGGTACCTCGGCTGCAACGGCTTCATCCTGAAGGGCAGCGAGGGCACGACCGTCGCGATCGACCCCTACCTGGGGACCGGCGATCCGCCGCGGACCGTCCGGATGATTCCGGTGCCGTTCGATCCCGACGACGTCGCGGAGATGGACGCCGTCTTCGCCACCCACGAGCACACAGACCACACCCACGGCCCGAGTCAGGCGCCGATCCTCGAGAACACCGGCGCGCCCTTCTACGCCCCGGACGACTCGCTGTCTGTCGCCTTCGACGACGAGGCGTGGCTCGACGAGTACGACCTCGAGGAGTCGCAGTTCACGGAGGTCGCCGAGGGCGACACCCTCGACGTCGGCGAGTTCACCGTCCACGTGGAGTTCTCGCACGACCCCGATTCGACGCACCCGGTCTCGTACGTCTTCGAGCACGACTCGGGCACGTTCTTCCACGGCGGCGACACGAAGCCGCACGACGACTTCGACGAACTGGGCGACCGATACGATATCGACCTCGGCGTGCTGGCGTTCGGCGCGATCGGCAACATCGACGACAAGGAGACCGGCGAACCGGTCCGCACGCGCTGGTACTCCACCGAGAACGAGGCCGTCAAGTCCGCCTCGGACCTCCGGTTCGATCGCTTCCTCCCGAGTCACTGGGACATGTGGAAGGGGATGACCGCCGATCCGAAGGTGCTGCACCACCACGCGCGGAGCTACGAGTACCCGCAGTCGCTCGAACTCGTCGAGATCGGCGACCGCGTCGACCTCTGAGCGGGGGGTGTCGGCGGGGCGGCGCGCAGTCGAAACGCGGCGGGCTCGTCACAAGGAACTTGTCGGTCCGGAGTTGCGTGGCCGTATGGTTCTGGAACCGGGTATGTCCGGCAAAGCGAGGCTCTTTTTCGCGGCCTACGGTCTTCTCGTCGTCGGGATCGTCGTCGCCCTCCGCGAACTCTTCGGAGTGAGCGGTGCCCCGCTCGCCGGCGCAGCGGTGGTAGTGGCCGTCGTGCTGTTCTGGGGCGGGCTGCGACCGGCGTATCGTCGCGTCGACGCCGGCGGGGGCGAGTGAGCATCCCGTTCCGTGGGTTCGACTCCCGAACGGTGCGCTCTGGGTCTCACTTCGTTCGACAGCAGAGCGGACGCGGCGGGACTCCCGCGAGCGAAGCGAGCGGGGGTACGCCGCGGGAGTGAGCGAAGCGAACGGACGCGGCGGGAGTCGAACCCGCGATCTAGGGGTTAGGAACCCCTCGCCCTGGTCCACTAGGCCACGCGTCCCACCGGCCGATTGTACAGCCACCGCTTAAACGAATTGGATTTCGCGAAAAGGACCGGGTGGGCGACAGCGCGTCAGTTCGTCTCGGTCGACGTCTCAGTCGATGTCGACGTCGTCTTCTCTTCTTCCTCTTCGTCGTCGCCTTCCATCTGGCTGAGCTCTTCTTCGATTTCCTCGCGGCCGCGTCTGAACTCGCCCATCGCCTGCCCCGTCGAACGGGCGAGTTTCGGGATCTTGTTGGCGCCGAACAGAAGCACCAGTATGAGCAGGACGACGAGCACTTCCGGCCCACCCGGCAGCCCCGGGAACAGTGGGGTGATAGTTCCGTACATCGCTACCAGAACCTAACCCAGTGGTAATTATAGGCTTTTTGCTCGGCTACCCCGAGCAAAAACGACCGCAGACGGACCGCCGGATGCGACGACGGAGGGCGAGATCACCGACAAGTGGGTGAGCGACGACCCCGGCGTCGAACCCGACTACGACGAGGTCGCCGCCGCGGCCGAGGACGCGAAGTCCGCCGAAATCGACGCCAACGCCCAAGACGCACGGTAGCGCTCGGCGGGAAGAGACGAGAGTAATTAGCATCAGTACACGACTCCCGCAGATACTTTGCCGCCGCCGGAGTAGCCGGTTCTATGGCGAACTCCAGCGGAAACGGCGGTCGCGAGTACGATCCCGACGCCGAGCACAACTTCCCCGACGAGCGGGTCAACGCGGTTCTCGACGAGATCCTCTCGGATCCGGAGGTCACGACCTACCTCGAAGCGCAAAACGTCAACGCCGTCCAGCGGAAGGGGTACAACGACCACGGAACGAAGCACATCGAGATCGTCCGCAATCGCGCGCTCTGTCTCTACGACCTCCTGAAGGGCGGCGACGTCGCGTGCAACGGGGCCGCAGATCAGGGCCTCGACGAGGCCGACGAACCGGTGATCCTCGCGCTGGCGGCCACGCTGCACGACATCGGTCACGTAGTCCACCGCGACGACCACGTCTACTACTCGATCCCGCTGGCGGCGGACCTCCTCGACCGACTCGTCCCGCAGTTGGGGTTCTACGACACCGAGGAGGCGGTCCGGCTGAAGGCCGAGGTGCTCCACGCGATCCTCTGTCACCACACCGCGGAGGACCCGCTGACGACGGAGGCGGGGATCATCCGCGTCGCCGACGCGCTGGACATGGAGCGCGGCCGCTCGCGCATCCCCTACGAGAAGGGCGGCCGCGGCATCAACACGCTGTCGAGTCAGGCCATCGAGAACGTCTCGTTGCGCCCGGGCGACGGGAAGGCCGTCCTCGTCGAGATCGAGATGATCAACGCCGCCGGCGTCTACCAGGTCGACAACCTGCTGAAGGCGAAACTCGACGGCTCGGGACTCGAAGAACACGTCCGCATCGTCGCGGTGAACACGAAGTCCGGCGACCAGCTCGTCGAGCGGATCGAACTGTGAGCGGCGAATCGAAATGCCGGACGACTCAGTCGTCGGCGGGCGAGATCTCTTCGAGACCGGCGACGGTGAGTTCGCCGCCGAGGGTCCGGTTCGGGTACGGGATGTCGATTCCCTCCTCGTCGAAGCGCTGTTTGACCGCCTGGACGTAGTCCGCGCGGGTCTTCACGAAGTCCGCGCGGCTCGGGTCCGAGATCCAGATGCGCGAGGTGAGCGTCACCGAGGAGTCGCCGAGTTCGGTCAGCCGTACCGAGGGTGCGGGGTCTTCGAGGATGTCCGCGTGCGCCTCGGCCTCCTCTATGATTATCTCGGTCGCTTTCTCCGTATCGTCGTCGTAGCCGATACCGAAGGGGACCTGCAGCCGGAGCTTGTCCTTCGCGACGGGGTTCTTGATGACGCCGTCGGTCAGCGCCGAGTTCGGCACCGTCAGCAGTTCGTTGTCGAACGTCCGAACCCGAGAGACGCGGAAGCTGATGTCCTCGACGACGCCCGAGTTCCCGTCCCACTGGATCCAGTCGCCGATCTTGAACGGCTTATCAGTATAAATGAAGATGCCCGCGACGAAGTTCTTCAGGACGTCCTGCATCGCGAAACCGATCGCCAGCGTGGCCGCGGCGGCGATCGTCGCGAGCGACTGGAGGAAGTTCGGATACCCCGCCGCGCCGAACGCCGCCGTGACGCCGGCGAAGCCGACGACGACGACGAGGAGTCGGCGGAGCGGCTTCTGGGCGTGTGATTCGAGCCCCCGAGAGTCCATCATCCGGGTCGCGATGGGCAGGAGCACGCTGCGCCCGATCACGAACACGACCGCGAACACGACGAGGAACGCGAGCGCCTGCCCGAGCAGGCTGGCGATCGCGTCCGGGACGCCGAACCCGGCCAGGAGTCCGGCGATCGAGTCGTTCAGGCCGATGCCGGCCTGCAGCGGGGCCCCGGCGCTCATCGGTGCAGGACCCCCGTGTTACCCCGCGTCTCGACGACCTCCGCGTCGGCGCGCTCGGCGAGTTCGGCGGCGAGTTCCTCTACGGTCGTGCCCCCGCGGGCCGCCCGGAGGAACTTCACCTTCACGAGCTCTCTGTCTTTCAACTGATCGGCCGCCTCCTCGACGACCGGATCGATCCCCCCTTTTCCCACCCAGACGGTGACGTCCAGGTCGTGGGCCGCCTTGCGCAGCTCCTGTTCGTCCATACGGCTTCGATACGTCGGCATCCGGTTTGAAACTTAAGACTCTCGACCAGTATCCGACCTCTCGGACGGCAGGCGTCCCTCGCTAGGCGTCTTCGTAGGGGTACCGTTTCGTCGCACCGCAGGCGAGACACCTGACGACGACGTGTCCGGACTGGAGTCGGACCCGCGCCGTCGCGCCGGGGCGGAGGTACGCGTCGCAGTCGTCACAGGTGAAGCGCCGGAACCGACGCGGGAGGCTGATCCGGTTCCGTTCGGCGATCCGGCGCGCGAGGCGCACGTACTCCCGGGCGAGGTCGACGTCAGCTCCGGCCGTCGCCTCCCGCGCGAGGTCGTGCAGTCGCTCGATTCGCTCGGCCGGGATGCCCATACGGGCGCACGGACTCGGGCGAACAAAGGCGTTCCGAGTCGTCTCCAATCGGTTCGGCAAGCCGTATTTCATTTTATTGTACTAACCGCACAATATTAATCCGTGGAGCACGAACTCGAAGTATGCGCATCGTATTCGCCACGGACCTCTCGGACGCGAACGAGGCGGCGATCCGGTCACGCACGTGCCTGGACTGCCTCGACAACATCGGCGTCACCGAGGTCCACCTCGTGACGGTCGTCCCCGACAACGTCTCCAGCGGCCTCCCGGGGATGGACGCCGCGACGGACACCCGGAAGTCGCTGAAACCCCAGCGCGACGTCTTCGAGTCGGCGGGGTTCGCCGTCGAGACGCACGTCGCCCGCGGGACGCCGCACCGACGGATCAACGGCTTCGCGGACCGCCTGGACGCGGATATGATCGTCGTCGGTTCGCGGGGCGAGAGCCCGCTCGCGAACCGGCTGGTCGGGAGCACCACGCGGAACGTCGCGCGGACGGCCACGCGCCCGCTGCTGGTCGAGCGGATCGCGCCCCCGGAGTCCGAAAAGGCCGTCGTCAAAGAGCACCTCTTCCAGCACGTCCTGTTCGCGACGGACTTCTCCGACAACGCCCGGCAGGCGTTCGACTTCCTCCCGATGCTGAAGGGGGCGACGCAGGCGGTCGACCTCCTGCACGTCCAGAAGGAGAACGCGAGCCCGGCGGTCGAAGACCCCCAACGGCGGCTGGAAGACCTCGCAGACGAGGTCGAACGCGAGATGGGAATCGAGGCGGGGATCAACGTCCGCGAG is drawn from Halobellus limi and contains these coding sequences:
- a CDS encoding alkaline phosphatase family protein, with translation MGLFDRLRGDDNPRVAFIGIDGVPFSLLADNPDTFPNFAALRAEGTAGAIESIVPPESSACWPSLTTGVNPGETGVYGFQDRENGSYDTYVPMGRDVQATRLWDRVTDDGRQASVMNVPVTFPPQRNVQRMVSGFLSPGVKKAAHPEEFRDELDSMDYRIDVNAKLGHDDDKSDFVENAHETLDRRYEAFSSVLERDDWDLFFGVFMTTDRVNHFLFADYERDGENREAFVEFYEKVDEYVGKIRESLPDDVTLVVASDHGFTSLDHEVHCNAWLEEQGWLSYEDDDHEELGDISDDTRAYSLIPGRFYINLEGREPRGSVPRDEYEETREELKAELETLEGPNGRKVAERVVEKEDAFRGDHDDIAPDLVVVPNHGFDLKSGFKGHEDVFGKGPRNGMHSFDNASLFVDDPDVEITDADLYDIAPTILDLMDVDYARAEFDGASLCK
- a CDS encoding DUF5788 family protein, with the translated sequence MKEFERKQLLERVNREGATVGAEIPDEIDVQGEEIALREFVFEIKRRDTVPKGERDRVEEAKKNLRRERLQRLQRIEEGEIPYEEGERLAESIVGIDRALNALEQLRPVDIEQEAEVQETADRKRWMRFLKQALGHRDGSNTSGRGGGRP
- the polX gene encoding DNA polymerase/3'-5' exonuclease PolX produces the protein MTRNAEVARRLEAFADLLEADGVEYKPNVYRRAAENIREYPEPIEDLAAEGESAVEEIDGVGDAISSKVVEYIETGEIEELTELREKLPVDIEALTRVEGVGPKTVGALYDALGITTLDELAEAAEAGEIREVKGFGAKTEQNIRENIAFARHATERERLGDARPLADDVLEHLREQEAVAQAEVAGSIRRWRDTIGDVDVLVASESGERVVDAFVEWPAASDVIEAGEHKASVRVEKVRVDLRVVAPGEFGAALQYFTGSKDHNVELRNLAIDRGLKMNEYGVFDVSGVDDPDAGQRVGERVAGETEESMYAALDLPLVPPEIREGTGEVDAAREGALPDLVEADEIRGDLHTHTDWSDGRATLSEMVAAAAERGYDYYAVTDHATGPGMVGGVGLSESDLREQIEAVEDEKEAFGDDLTLLHGVETNVDADGGLSTDDDLLADLDLVVASPHAALGQDRETATDRLVRAVEHPSVDVLGHPTGRLINEREGLDLDVARIAEAAAAAGTALEINADPARLDLRGELARVAVEAGATIAVDTDAHAPGALDVIRYGVHTARRGWCERADVLNARDVDDLLAFLH
- a CDS encoding Mut7-C RNAse domain-containing protein, producing the protein MSERLLLDAMLGKLATYLRMCGYDAAYVLDRDVAEGSEADPSDDAIAAWAERSDRTLLTRDVDLAARVDDAVLLSSRDVREQLRTLHSAGYELSLEDLPSRCGACNGDLRPVDAEESLPSYAPDPAGTACWRCRECGQVFWKGSHWDDVAATLADVTG
- a CDS encoding DUF7139 domain-containing protein translates to MPSLSEVYRGKQTGASLRRLLFGLGLFLAGSLLVVSGIVVATTDLLYGTEPLAVTAKRQLGGVLAGVGVPAVFLGIFAVLPSGRLTKAAAVVGAGIAVIGVALFTHAYPCQWSGSLCGAGKPDLTLLTVGVYFLGAILTFWCLFAGVANFKTRNDPGGTAMVNVTRKQETQYVPVERSRGGLGGIGFFGGTPDGEVETQTGGGGTGGTASDGGTESESITSPLDGSRGEGAGPDSNAPGGPTGASGRPRSPSGGSSPSGGSSPSGGSSPSNGPSSAGSGRSGAGNYDAADTYCGNCAHFEYVRTDSGIQPYCGAHEELMDDMDPCEDWSPKRRR
- a CDS encoding DUF5789 family protein encodes the protein MADEEESEGPVVELGEETPVEGQPLARVAARLTWPHEMSRIVEQEGDSVIRTPSGPQTLEDVLEAVDETYVDSRQTFVSLVRDVVGDGPVETE
- a CDS encoding CPBP family glutamic-type intramembrane protease, producing MRALAGESSWLQRALFVGLVLSILWSSWAVPPADLGARVVRDLLLFFAIPASLAATHGRDLGFHVDRVALRDTLLLAAFVLPFYLVGSSLPSIRAYYPMWQTTTALSQFLPHTLQQLLVVVAAETYYRGLLCVGVSEEFGFKSVFISPVVYALHHVGKPPIELLLSGPTDVLFGAVDYHSQSLLPSIVAHGLGLTLLDWLALHDPIFPPEDVLAALRWLPVPL
- a CDS encoding DUF302 domain-containing protein; translated protein: MTLPIDPEAIAAGDIGEERATLRMDHEEAIEHVREAFTDAGFGVATEFSASEMLNEKVDAGRDPYYVLGACNPNMANRALDASEKRMGGLFPCNVVIWQEEPGVQTVYHVSIMRIARLVGMAPDDDVMADIIADTGELVDEAFGNLDAE
- a CDS encoding MBL fold metallo-hydrolase → MTRSDWGDWLPRAVEAADPDTVAVWYLGCNGFILKGSEGTTVAIDPYLGTGDPPRTVRMIPVPFDPDDVAEMDAVFATHEHTDHTHGPSQAPILENTGAPFYAPDDSLSVAFDDEAWLDEYDLEESQFTEVAEGDTLDVGEFTVHVEFSHDPDSTHPVSYVFEHDSGTFFHGGDTKPHDDFDELGDRYDIDLGVLAFGAIGNIDDKETGEPVRTRWYSTENEAVKSASDLRFDRFLPSHWDMWKGMTADPKVLHHHARSYEYPQSLELVEIGDRVDL
- the tatA gene encoding twin-arginine translocase TatA/TatE family subunit, with amino-acid sequence MYGTITPLFPGLPGGPEVLVVLLILVLLFGANKIPKLARSTGQAMGEFRRGREEIEEELSQMEGDDEEEEEKTTSTSTETSTETN